The Malus domestica chromosome 06, GDT2T_hap1 genome has a segment encoding these proteins:
- the LOC103409610 gene encoding non-specific lipid-transfer protein 13-like, giving the protein MAHPPRYIGFASVIILLCAILLAAKAQTALNCATVFHEFSFCKSFAPGLSSEPLKQCCDSVKTLNTIARHDEGGPQMICECIENLSYWSNVSFDTSRIQDLPTKCQLHLSFLISNSMDCFRIH; this is encoded by the exons ATGGCTCATCCACCTCGCTATATTGGGTTTGCCAGTGTAATTATCTTGCTTTGTGCAATATTATTAGCAGCAAAGGCTCAGACGGCCTTGAACTGTGCGACTGTGTTTCACGAGTTCAGCTTTTGCAAGTCGTTTGCCCCGGGATTGTCTTCTGAACCGTTGAAGCAGTGCTGTGACTCCGTCAAGACTTTGAACACGATTGCCAGACATGATGAAGGTGGTCCACAAATGATCTGCGAATGCATCGAGAACTTGTCTTATTGGAGCAACGTCTCTTTCGACACCTCCCGCATCCAAGATCTTCCAACCAAATGCCAACTCCACTTGAGTTTTCTCATTTCTAATAGCATGGATTGCTTCAG GATTCACTGA